A genomic window from Nicotiana sylvestris chromosome 11, ASM39365v2, whole genome shotgun sequence includes:
- the LOC104239633 gene encoding uncharacterized protein, with the protein MCGDKFGAELGKVSFYGTRRHNVGHRVSKKGIEVDHAKVDVIEKLPAPTSVKALRSFLGHVGFYKRLAFEELKKRLVTAPIIVAPNWEQPFELIKEGVKASLDSRGSVATRILLEIRYRKGIDNQVANHLSRLEGAKKRIEVEDILETFPDEQLLAVTMEEAPWYANIANYLACHALPYDGHFGGLQTVAKVLKSGLYWPTLFKDVHAWVKSCDESQRTNNISRRHEMPITTIQEVEVFDMWEIDFMGPFVSLYGKKYILVAVDYVSKWVEAVALPTNDAKGVSNFLKKNIFTRFGTPKP; encoded by the exons ATGTGTGGAGATAAATTTGGTGCTGAactgggaaaagtgtcattttatggtacaagaaggcataaTGTTGGGCATAGAGTGTCCAAAAAGGGGATTGAAGTAGACCATGCAAAAGTTGATGTGATTGAGAAGCTCCCAGCACCCACTTCAGTGAAAGCATtgagaagtttccttgggcacgtcGGATTCTACAAgcg gttagcatttgaggagctgaagaagagactggtgactgcacccatcattgttgcacccaattgggagcaaccattcgagcTGAT CAAAGAAGGAGTCAAAGCCTCGCTTGATTCGCGGGGTTCTGTTGCTACAAGAATTTTACTGGAGATTCGTTACCGAAAGGGGATAGACAACCAAGTAGCAAACCACCTATCGAGGTTGGAAGGGGCAAAAAAGAGAATAGAGGTTGAAGATATCCTTGAGACATTCCCTGATGAGCAATTACTTGCTGTGACAATGGAGGAGGCACCATGGTATGCTAATATTGCTAATTACTTA GCTTGCCATGCTTTGCCATATGATGGACACTTTGGAGGACTTCAGACAGTAGCAAAGGTTCTAAAATCAGGCCTGTATTGGCCTACATTGTTCAAGGATGTCCATGCTTGGGTCAAAAGCTGTGATGAATCTCAAAGGACGAACAACATATCCCGTCGTCATGAGATGCCAATAACCACAAtccaagaggtggaagtgtttgacaTGTGGGAGATCGACTTCATGGGGCCCTTTGTCAGCTTATACGGTAAAAAGTATATACTGGTTGCTGTtgactatgtctccaagtgggtcgaagcagttGCTCTCCCAACCAATGATGCGAAAGGGGTGTCCAATTTCCTAAAGAAAAACATCTTCACACGTTTTGGCACCCCCAAGCCATAA